One Paucidesulfovibrio longus DSM 6739 DNA segment encodes these proteins:
- a CDS encoding DsrE family protein, with protein MQVLIILSSNDPEVKWNTIRFGNFLLNEGEDVTLFLNASAVDLYAGDSEAFPIAEQAKMFALSEGALVAUGKCLSIHGVDESEYVKLSSMKFLYEEMIKADRILNY; from the coding sequence ATGCAAGTCTTGATCATTCTTTCCAGCAACGACCCGGAAGTGAAATGGAACACTATCCGTTTCGGCAACTTCCTGTTGAACGAGGGTGAGGACGTCACGTTGTTCCTGAACGCCAGCGCCGTTGATTTGTATGCGGGCGATTCGGAAGCATTCCCGATCGCCGAACAGGCGAAAATGTTCGCCCTAAGCGAGGGCGCGCTGGTCGCCTGAGGGAAGTGCCTGAGCATCCACGGGGTGGATGAAAGCGAATACGTCAAGTTGTCCAGCATGAAATTTCTGTATGAGGAAATGATAAAGGCGGACAGGATTCTCAACTACTAG